From Rutidosis leptorrhynchoides isolate AG116_Rl617_1_P2 chromosome 3, CSIRO_AGI_Rlap_v1, whole genome shotgun sequence, a single genomic window includes:
- the LOC139902653 gene encoding uncharacterized protein, whose protein sequence is MDRWCHDSTLGALFPRLFYLDVNRECLVSDRWQNLNWVWQWRRGVRGGAEADQLTSLCNLLENVSCTDKVDKWVWSLTSDNVFSVSSLRHILDSSMDVSRHTYWNKVIPSKVLIFYWRLLLNRLPHKKNLQARNVYCSTFSCSDCGFFLEDSNHIFFHCQSASQVWSFVASWTGISLPRWSNGLELRNWLASASPDPKVTLVLHCICIASLWSIWRLRNDIVFSSGLFKKSHLLDYIVVNAFDWLSSRSKLFKIDWNVWLQFPLNIL, encoded by the coding sequence ATGGATAGATGGTGTCATGATTCCACTCTTGGTGCTCTTTTCCCACGTCTTTTCTACCTTGACGTGAATAGGGAATGCTTGGTTTCTGATAGATGGCAGAACCTTAATTGGGTTTGGCAATGGCGAAGAGGTGTTCGTGGTGGGGCAGAAGCTGATCAACTCACTTCTCTTTGCAACTTATTGGAGAATGTTTCATGTACGGATAAGGTGGACAAGTGGGTTTGGTCTCTTACTTCTGATAATGTATTTTCGGTTAGCTCTCTTCGGCATATTTTAGATAGCTCTATGGACGTCTCCCGACACACGTACTGGAATAAAGTGATCCCTTCTAAAGTCCTTATTTTTTATTGGCGCCTTTTGCTTAATAGATTGCCCCATAAGAAGAATTTGCAGGCCCGAAATGTGTATTGTTCTACTTTCTCGTGCTCTGATTGCGGATTTTTCTTGGAGGATTCGAACCATATTTTCTTTCATTGTCAGTCTGCTTCTCAAGTGTGGAGTTTTGTTGCTTCATGGACCGGTATTTCCCTGCCTAGGTGGTCAAATGGGTTGGAGCTTCGGAATTGGCTAGCTTCGGCCTCCCCAGACCCAAAAGTTACGCTTGTTTTACACTGCATCTGCATCGCATCTCTCTGGTCTATTTGGAGGCTCAGGAACGATATTGTCTTCAGCTCCGGTTTGTTCAAGAAGAGCCATCTTTTAGACTACATTGTTGTTAATGCTTTTGATTGGTTATCCTCTAGATCTAAGTTATTTAAGATCGATTGGAATGTTTGGCTTCAATTTCCTTTGAACATTTTGTAA